One segment of Xanthomonas oryzae pv. oryzae DNA contains the following:
- the queF gene encoding NADPH-dependent 7-cyano-7-deazaguanine reductase QueF (Catalyzes the NADPH-dependent reduction of 7-cyano-7-deazaguanine (preQ0) to 7-aminomethyl-7-deazaguanine (preQ1) in queuosine biosynthesis) — translation MNTPEDSTLGREVAYPSGYDPSLLFPIPRAAGREAIGLTGALPFTGRDRWHAYELSWLDAHGKPCVATATLHVPHDSPALIESKSLKLYLNSLNATRFNSAEAVRTRIVTDLSTRAGADVSVEFGLPPIDGVGDGESIDALDVSIDDYGPPNAAYLTAQAQPVVEEVLTSALLKSNCPVTGQPDWASVTLHYRGAPIEREGLLRYLVSFRDHAEFHEQCVERIFHDVLLRCAPEWLVVEARYTRRGGLDINPLRSSLSVPAPLSVFRDLRQ, via the coding sequence ATGAATACCCCAGAAGATTCCACTCTTGGTCGCGAGGTCGCCTATCCGAGCGGCTACGACCCGTCGTTGCTGTTTCCGATTCCACGTGCTGCCGGACGCGAGGCGATCGGGCTGACCGGCGCCTTGCCGTTTACCGGCCGCGATCGCTGGCATGCCTACGAGCTCAGTTGGCTCGACGCACACGGCAAGCCCTGCGTGGCCACCGCCACCTTGCATGTGCCACATGACTCGCCGGCGTTGATCGAATCCAAGTCGCTCAAGCTGTATCTCAACTCGCTCAACGCGACCCGTTTCAACAGCGCCGAAGCGGTGCGTACGCGCATCGTCACCGACCTGTCCACGCGTGCCGGTGCCGATGTCTCGGTGGAGTTCGGCCTGCCGCCGATCGATGGGGTGGGCGATGGCGAATCGATCGACGCGCTGGATGTCAGCATCGACGATTACGGCCCACCCAACGCCGCGTATCTGACGGCGCAGGCACAACCAGTGGTGGAAGAAGTGCTGACCTCGGCCCTGCTCAAGTCCAATTGCCCGGTCACCGGTCAACCGGATTGGGCCAGCGTCACCCTGCATTACCGCGGCGCACCGATCGAGCGCGAAGGGCTGCTGCGCTATCTGGTGAGTTTCCGCGACCACGCCGAATTTCATGAGCAATGCGTGGAGCGTATCTTCCATGACGTGCTGCTCCGCTGTGCGCCCGAATGGCTGGTGGTGGAAGCGCGCTACACCCGCCGTGGCGGGCTGGACATCAATCCGCTGCGCAGCTCGCTCAGCGTGCCGGCACCGCTGTCGGTCTTCCGCGACCTGCGCCAGTAA
- a CDS encoding NADP-dependent isocitrate dehydrogenase: MPNTPKILYTLTDEAPYLATQSLLPIIDAYTDTAGIVVETRDISLAGRILALFPEYLSDTQKVADDLGELGELATTPEANIIKLPNISASVPQLKAAIKELQGQGYALPAYPDEPKDAAEKDIKARYDKVKGSAVNPVLREGNSDRRAPLSVKNYARKHPHRMGKWSSDSKSHVSHMESGDFFGSEQSTTLADAGTLKIEFVGADGSSTVLKDKVAVKAGEIVDAAVLSKRALASFIDAQIADAKARDVLFSVHLKATMMKVSDPVLFGVVVGEFYKDTLSRHADALKSVGFDPNNGIGDLYARIGTLPEDQQARIKADIQAEYAQRPGLAMVNSDKGITNLHVPSDVIVDASMPAMIRDSGQMWNAQGTLQDTKAVIPDRCYADVYQAVIDDCKAHGAFDPSIMGSVPNVGLMAQKAEEYGSHDKTFQMAAAGTVKVTDGNGKTVFKHAVEAGDLWRMCQVKDAPIQDWVKLAVERARLSDTPAVFWLDQARAHDAQVIAKVEQYLKDHDTNGLDIRILPPVEATAFSLERIRKGQDTISVTGNVLRDYLTDLFPIMELGTSAKMLSIVPLMAGGGLFETGAGGSAPKHVQQFVEENCLRWDSLGEFLALAASLEHLGNRYDNPSATVLAKALDVANGQFLDNNKSPARKVGELDNRGSHFYLAMYWAQALAAQTEDTALQGRFAPLARALTENEATIVAELNGAQGKPVDIGGYYHPDLAKVSEAMRPSKTFNDILATLKA; this comes from the coding sequence ATGCCTAATACCCCCAAGATCCTCTACACGCTCACCGACGAAGCACCTTACCTGGCCACGCAGTCGCTGCTGCCGATCATCGATGCCTACACCGACACCGCCGGCATCGTGGTCGAAACGCGCGATATCTCGCTGGCCGGGCGCATCCTGGCGCTGTTTCCCGAGTATTTGAGCGACACGCAAAAGGTTGCCGACGATCTGGGCGAACTCGGTGAGCTGGCTACCACGCCGGAAGCCAACATCATCAAGCTGCCCAACATCAGCGCCTCGGTGCCGCAGCTCAAGGCTGCGATCAAGGAGCTGCAGGGCCAGGGCTATGCGCTGCCGGCGTATCCGGACGAGCCCAAGGACGCAGCCGAAAAAGACATCAAGGCACGCTACGACAAGGTCAAGGGCAGTGCGGTGAATCCAGTGCTGCGCGAAGGCAATTCCGATCGTCGCGCACCGCTGTCGGTGAAGAACTATGCGCGCAAGCACCCGCACCGCATGGGCAAGTGGAGCAGCGATTCCAAGTCGCACGTGTCGCACATGGAGTCTGGCGATTTCTTCGGTAGCGAGCAGTCCACCACGCTGGCCGACGCCGGCACGCTCAAGATCGAATTCGTCGGTGCCGACGGCAGCAGCACCGTGCTGAAGGACAAGGTCGCGGTCAAAGCCGGTGAAATCGTCGATGCCGCGGTGTTGAGCAAGCGCGCGCTGGCCAGCTTCATCGACGCGCAGATTGCCGATGCCAAGGCCCGCGACGTGCTGTTCTCGGTGCATCTGAAAGCCACCATGATGAAGGTCTCCGATCCGGTGCTGTTCGGTGTGGTGGTCGGCGAGTTCTATAAGGACACGCTGAGCAGGCATGCCGATGCGCTCAAGTCGGTCGGCTTCGATCCCAACAACGGCATCGGCGATTTGTACGCACGCATCGGCACGTTGCCGGAAGACCAGCAGGCACGGATCAAGGCCGATATCCAGGCCGAATACGCGCAGCGCCCTGGGCTGGCGATGGTCAATTCGGACAAGGGCATCACCAATCTGCATGTGCCCAGCGACGTGATCGTCGATGCATCCATGCCGGCGATGATTCGCGACTCCGGCCAGATGTGGAACGCGCAAGGCACGTTGCAGGATACCAAGGCGGTGATTCCGGACCGTTGCTACGCCGACGTGTATCAGGCAGTGATCGACGACTGCAAGGCGCACGGCGCGTTCGATCCGTCCATAATGGGCTCGGTGCCCAATGTGGGCTTGATGGCGCAGAAGGCCGAAGAATACGGCTCACACGACAAGACCTTTCAGATGGCCGCTGCCGGCACCGTCAAGGTCACCGATGGCAATGGCAAGACGGTGTTCAAGCATGCCGTGGAAGCCGGCGATCTGTGGCGCATGTGTCAGGTCAAGGACGCGCCGATCCAGGACTGGGTCAAGCTTGCCGTCGAGCGCGCACGTCTGAGCGACACCCCGGCCGTGTTCTGGCTGGACCAGGCACGCGCGCACGATGCGCAGGTCATTGCCAAGGTCGAACAGTATCTGAAGGATCACGACACCAATGGCCTGGATATCCGCATCCTGCCGCCGGTGGAAGCGACGGCCTTCTCGCTGGAGCGCATCCGCAAGGGCCAGGACACCATCTCGGTTACCGGCAATGTGCTGCGCGATTACCTCACCGACCTGTTCCCGATCATGGAGCTGGGCACCAGCGCCAAGATGCTTTCCATCGTGCCGCTGATGGCAGGTGGCGGTCTGTTCGAAACCGGTGCCGGTGGTTCGGCGCCCAAACATGTGCAGCAGTTCGTCGAAGAAAACTGCCTGCGCTGGGATTCGCTGGGGGAATTCCTGGCCCTGGCTGCCTCGCTGGAGCACCTGGGCAACCGTTACGACAATCCGTCGGCCACGGTGCTGGCCAAGGCGCTGGATGTCGCCAACGGCCAGTTCCTGGACAACAACAAGTCGCCGGCGCGCAAGGTCGGCGAGCTCGACAACCGCGGCAGTCATTTCTATCTGGCGATGTACTGGGCGCAAGCCCTGGCCGCGCAGACCGAAGACACTGCGCTGCAGGGCCGGTTCGCGCCGCTGGCCAGGGCCCTGACCGAGAACGAAGCCACCATCGTGGCCGAGCTCAACGGCGCACAGGGCAAGCCGGTGGACATCGGTGGTTACTACCATCCCGATCTGGCCAAGGTCAGCGAAGCGATGCGTCCAAGCAAGACCTTCAACGATATCCTGGCCACGTTGAAAGCCTGA
- a CDS encoding IS30 family transposase yields MSSSRLDLSERYRLHALYETGMSMRAIADAVARAPSTISRELRRNQHAARYQPDHAQRISAHRRTQASRRPRIDAERIRQIEVLLREDVSPEQIAGRTGLASHAWIYRHIDADQKRGGQLFMHLRKRRRKRRRRGVRDGRGQLTHRRSWTQRPSVVEQRSRIGDWELETIRASHGKGVVVSMTEHRSRLHLLAYSPDGTAENVRNAIVQRLGGLRHAVHTLTADNGKEFADHRLIAACLQSDFYFADPYCPWQRGSNENANGLTRQYLPRQTDFSTITDAHLRWIEQRLYNRPRKILGFKTPLEVFSEEVLKSVANQS; encoded by the coding sequence ATGTCATCCAGCCGCCTTGACCTATCGGAACGATACCGCCTACATGCGTTATATGAAACCGGGATGTCGATGCGCGCCATCGCCGATGCAGTGGCGCGTGCGCCCAGCACGATCAGTCGTGAGCTGCGCCGCAATCAGCACGCTGCGCGGTACCAGCCCGATCACGCGCAGCGCATCAGCGCCCATCGGCGCACGCAGGCCAGCCGGCGTCCACGCATCGACGCCGAGCGTATCCGCCAGATCGAGGTCCTGCTGAGGGAGGACGTCAGTCCCGAACAGATCGCCGGTCGCACCGGCTTGGCCAGTCACGCATGGATCTATCGGCACATCGACGCCGATCAGAAGCGCGGTGGTCAGTTGTTCATGCATCTACGCAAACGCCGCCGCAAGCGCCGTCGGCGTGGCGTGCGCGATGGCCGCGGGCAGCTGACGCATCGGCGCAGCTGGACACAGCGCCCCAGTGTGGTTGAGCAGCGAAGCCGTATCGGCGACTGGGAGCTGGAGACCATCAGGGCCTCGCACGGAAAGGGCGTGGTGGTCAGCATGACCGAACACCGCAGTCGCCTGCATCTGCTGGCTTACTCGCCCGACGGCACCGCCGAGAACGTGCGCAACGCCATTGTCCAGCGACTGGGCGGCCTGCGCCATGCAGTTCACACCCTCACCGCCGACAACGGCAAGGAGTTCGCTGATCATCGGCTCATTGCCGCCTGCCTGCAGAGCGATTTCTATTTCGCAGATCCGTACTGCCCATGGCAGCGCGGCAGCAACGAAAATGCCAACGGATTGACACGCCAATACTTGCCACGACAGACCGATTTTAGCACCATCACCGATGCGCACCTGCGATGGATAGAGCAGCGGCTCTACAATCGTCCGCGCAAGATACTTGGATTCAAAACGCCCCTCGAAGTCTTCTCCGAGGAGGTCCTCAAAAGCGTTGCGAATCAGAGTTGA
- a CDS encoding ISL3-like element ISXoo13 family transposase: MTAKVFEAALGIGAPWSVGAVEFDEATKVLTVPVDFKPGTRFKVSGQKGLHPVHDTVVKTYRHLNFFQHECYLKVRTPRVKLGDGSVRLVEPDFAGRLSGFTLLFEALVLMLSQQMPFAAVARIVGESAYRCMQVCNRYVEMALEQADFSDVTSLAIDETSRARGHDYVTLAADAQARRVIFVTEGRDAKAVKALADDLAAHGCPPEQITSVSIDMSPAFIKGVSDQLPNAQITFDKFHLVGHANAAVDKTRRIEQRTEKSLKGMRWTLLKDVFSLKPTAGAALHGLITAPKLTRTARAWLYKEQLREALDRKQINVMRERLKHWCVCVMRSKVEAMKEVAALVRRHMDGIVAWAQTRQTNGFLEAINGLFQSAKRRARGFKRLSTIKTVIFLIAGKLDFQTFNQHARQPT, encoded by the coding sequence ATGACGGCCAAGGTGTTTGAAGCGGCGCTGGGGATCGGCGCGCCGTGGTCGGTAGGCGCGGTCGAGTTCGACGAAGCGACCAAGGTGTTGACGGTGCCGGTGGACTTCAAGCCGGGCACGAGGTTCAAGGTATCGGGCCAAAAGGGGCTGCATCCGGTTCATGACACCGTGGTCAAGACCTACCGGCACCTGAACTTTTTCCAGCACGAGTGCTACCTGAAGGTTCGCACGCCGCGTGTGAAGCTTGGGGACGGATCGGTTCGCCTGGTCGAGCCGGACTTCGCTGGGCGGTTGTCGGGCTTCACGCTGTTGTTCGAGGCGCTGGTGCTGATGTTGTCGCAGCAGATGCCGTTCGCGGCCGTTGCGCGCATCGTGGGCGAGTCGGCGTACCGGTGCATGCAGGTGTGCAACCGCTATGTCGAGATGGCCCTGGAGCAGGCCGACTTCAGCGACGTCACGTCGCTGGCCATCGACGAGACGTCGCGCGCTCGCGGCCACGACTATGTGACCTTGGCTGCCGATGCCCAGGCGCGACGCGTGATCTTCGTGACTGAGGGGCGGGACGCCAAAGCCGTGAAGGCGCTGGCTGACGATCTGGCAGCTCATGGCTGCCCTCCCGAACAGATCACCTCGGTGAGCATCGACATGTCGCCCGCGTTCATCAAGGGCGTAAGCGACCAGTTGCCCAACGCGCAGATCACCTTCGACAAGTTCCACCTTGTCGGACATGCGAACGCGGCCGTGGACAAAACCAGGCGCATCGAGCAGCGCACCGAGAAGTCCCTCAAGGGCATGCGCTGGACGCTGCTCAAGGATGTCTTCAGCCTCAAACCGACGGCCGGCGCAGCATTGCACGGGCTGATCACGGCACCCAAGCTCACACGGACGGCCCGCGCGTGGCTCTACAAGGAGCAGTTGCGCGAGGCGCTTGACCGAAAGCAGATCAACGTGATGCGCGAGAGGCTCAAGCACTGGTGCGTCTGCGTGATGCGATCCAAGGTCGAGGCGATGAAGGAAGTCGCAGCCCTCGTGCGCCGCCACATGGACGGCATCGTCGCCTGGGCGCAGACCCGTCAGACCAACGGCTTCCTTGAAGCCATCAATGGCCTGTTCCAGTCCGCCAAGCGCAGAGCTCGCGGCTTCAAACGCCTGTCCACCATCAAGACCGTCATCTTCCTGATTGCCGGCAAGCTGGACTTCCAAACGTTCAACCAGCATGCCCGGCAACCCACTTGA
- a CDS encoding anthranilate synthase component II → MTVLMLDNYDSFTYNLVQYLQALGAEVMVVRNDAMRVDQIAALKPERIVISPGPCTPNEAGISLQLIEQLGQTTPILGVCLGHQSIGQVYGGDVIRAGNIMHGKTSPIRHQGQGVFAGLPDSYEATRYHSLVVDKSTLPDALEVTAWTENPDGSIEEIMGLRHRQFPVEGVQFHPESILTQHGHALLKNFLQR, encoded by the coding sequence ATGACTGTTCTGATGCTCGACAACTACGACAGCTTCACCTACAACCTCGTGCAGTATCTGCAGGCGCTGGGCGCCGAGGTCATGGTGGTGCGCAACGATGCGATGCGCGTCGATCAGATCGCCGCGCTCAAGCCCGAGCGCATCGTGATCTCGCCCGGTCCGTGCACGCCCAACGAGGCCGGTATCTCGCTGCAGCTGATCGAGCAGTTGGGTCAGACCACCCCCATCCTGGGCGTGTGCCTGGGTCATCAAAGCATCGGCCAGGTCTATGGCGGCGATGTGATCCGTGCCGGCAACATCATGCATGGCAAGACCTCGCCGATCCGTCACCAGGGCCAGGGCGTGTTCGCCGGCCTGCCGGACAGCTACGAGGCCACGCGTTACCACTCGTTGGTAGTGGACAAGAGCACCTTGCCGGATGCGCTGGAAGTCACCGCCTGGACCGAAAATCCGGATGGTTCGATCGAAGAGATCATGGGCCTGCGCCATCGCCAGTTTCCGGTGGAAGGCGTGCAGTTCCATCCCGAGTCGATCCTGACCCAGCACGGGCATGCCTTGCTGAAAAACTTTCTGCAGCGGTGA
- a CDS encoding IS5 family transposase has product MRTRRPAAEQLPADELCRSRLENQIDVRHPLVQLSHRLPWSALEQALSPRLPATTDAGGRPALPVRLIAGLLYLKHAYDLSDEAVCERWLENPYWQFFTGEVVFQTCVPCDPSSLTRWRQRLGEAGMEELLAHTIHTAHAMKAVDARELSQVIVDTTVQEKAIAHPTDSRLLEVARKKLVLLAKRHGIVLRQTYVRQGPGLSRKAGRYAHARQFKRMRKVLRRQRTILGRVLRDLQRKLAQLEPSVRERIGVWLERAQRLLAQRPKDKQKLYALHAPEVECMSKGKARQPYECGVKVGIAVSARKGLIVGARSFPGNPYDGDTLAEQLEQARGLLQDVNVIPQVAIVDLGYRGRDVEGVQILHRGQAKTLTRRQWRWIKRRQAVEPVIGHLKQDCRLNRCHLNGAQGDALHVLGCAAGDNLRWLLRWIAFLLAWLQLVRARPSTRSSIMWPANMAFGV; this is encoded by the coding sequence ATGCGGACACGCCGTCCTGCCGCCGAGCAGTTGCCTGCCGATGAGCTGTGTCGTTCGCGCCTGGAGAACCAGATCGACGTGCGCCATCCACTGGTCCAGCTGAGCCATCGGCTGCCGTGGAGTGCGTTGGAGCAGGCGCTGTCGCCGCGGTTGCCGGCCACCACCGACGCAGGCGGTCGGCCCGCATTGCCGGTGCGGTTGATCGCCGGGTTGCTTTACCTCAAGCACGCCTACGACCTGTCCGACGAGGCGGTCTGCGAGCGCTGGCTGGAAAATCCGTACTGGCAGTTTTTCACCGGCGAGGTGGTGTTCCAGACCTGCGTGCCGTGCGATCCCAGCTCCCTGACCCGTTGGCGACAGCGCCTGGGCGAAGCCGGGATGGAAGAGTTGTTGGCGCACACGATCCACACCGCTCACGCGATGAAGGCGGTGGATGCACGCGAGTTGTCGCAGGTGATCGTGGATACCACCGTGCAGGAAAAAGCGATCGCCCATCCCACCGACAGCCGTTTGCTGGAGGTGGCGCGCAAGAAGCTGGTGCTGCTGGCCAAGCGACACGGCATCGTCTTGCGGCAGACCTATGTGAGGCAAGGTCCGGGGTTGAGCCGCAAGGCCGGGCGCTATGCGCATGCGCGCCAGTTCAAGCGCATGCGCAAGGTGCTGCGACGCCAACGCACGATCCTGGGACGCGTATTACGCGATCTGCAACGCAAGCTGGCCCAGCTGGAACCGTCGGTGCGTGAGCGCATCGGTGTCTGGTTGGAGCGCGCACAACGGTTGTTGGCACAGCGTCCCAAGGACAAACAAAAACTCTACGCGTTGCACGCACCGGAAGTGGAATGCATGAGCAAGGGCAAGGCCCGCCAACCGTACGAATGTGGCGTCAAGGTCGGCATTGCGGTGAGTGCGCGCAAGGGCTTGATCGTGGGCGCGCGCAGTTTCCCGGGTAACCCGTACGACGGCGATACGTTGGCCGAGCAACTGGAACAGGCGCGCGGGCTGCTGCAGGATGTGAATGTGATCCCGCAGGTGGCGATTGTGGATCTGGGGTATCGCGGGCGCGACGTGGAGGGTGTGCAGATCCTGCATCGCGGCCAAGCCAAGACGCTGACACGACGGCAATGGCGCTGGATCAAACGACGGCAAGCGGTAGAGCCGGTGATCGGACATCTGAAACAGGACTGCCGGTTGAATCGCTGCCATCTCAACGGCGCCCAAGGCGATGCACTGCACGTGCTCGGCTGCGCCGCTGGCGACAACCTGCGGTGGCTGCTGCGCTGGATCGCCTTTTTGCTTGCCTGGTTGCAGCTGGTGCGGGCGCGCCCCTCAACGCGCTCAAGCATCATGTGGCCGGCAAACATGGCATTTGGTGTTTGA
- a CDS encoding IS3 family transposase (programmed frameshift) encodes MPIKDLCRRHGFSEASYYLWRSKFGGMSVPDAKRLKDLEAENTRLKKLLAEQVFQNDLIKDALQKPMVSAPARRALVCEWIEGGASERCALAAIGMSASALRYRPREDRNVELRERILALAHRHRRYGVGMISLKLRQEGRLVNYKRVERLYCEQQLQVRRRTRKKVPVGERAPLLRPTKANPVWSMDVVFDRTAEGRAIKSLVILDDATHQAVAIDVERAISGHGVARVLDRLAHSRGLPKMIRTDNGKEFCGKAMVAWAHANRVQLRQIQPGKPNQNAYVESFNGRLRDECLNEHGFPTLLHARTEIERWRREYNQHRPKKAIGAMTPATYAQQLANSEIITPGL; translated from the exons ATGCCGATCAAGGACCTGTGCCGACGGCATGGCTTCAGTGAGGCGTCCTACTACCTGTGGCGCAGCAAGTTCGGCGGCATGAGCGTGCCCGATGCCAAGCGGCTCAAGGACCTGGAGGCCGAGAACACGCGACTGAAGAAGTTGCTGGCCGAGCAGGTGTTCCAGAACGACCTGATCAAGGATGCGCTGCAAAAAC CAATGGTGAGCGCACCGGCGCGTCGTGCGCTGGTGTGCGAGTGGATCGAAGGTGGCGCCAGCGAGCGCTGCGCCCTGGCAGCGATCGGCATGAGCGCCAGTGCGCTGCGCTATCGCCCGCGCGAGGACCGCAACGTTGAGTTGCGCGAGCGCATCCTTGCGTTGGCGCATCGCCATCGCCGCTATGGCGTGGGGATGATCTCTCTCAAGCTGCGGCAGGAAGGGCGTCTCGTGAACTATAAGCGGGTGGAGCGGCTGTATTGCGAGCAGCAGCTGCAGGTCCGCCGCCGCACGCGTAAAAAGGTGCCGGTAGGCGAGCGTGCGCCGTTGCTGCGGCCCACCAAGGCCAACCCGGTGTGGTCGATGGACGTCGTGTTCGACCGCACCGCCGAAGGTCGGGCGATCAAGTCTCTGGTGATCTTGGACGACGCGACACACCAGGCAGTCGCCATCGACGTGGAACGCGCCATCTCCGGCCACGGGGTAGCACGCGTGCTGGATCGGTTGGCACACAGTCGTGGCCTGCCGAAGATGATCCGCACCGACAACGGCAAGGAGTTCTGTGGCAAGGCCATGGTCGCCTGGGCGCATGCCAATCGTGTGCAGCTACGCCAGATCCAGCCTGGCAAGCCGAACCAGAATGCCTATGTCGAATCCTTCAACGGCCGGCTACGCGACGAATGCCTCAACGAACATGGGTTCCCAACGCTGCTGCATGCGCGCACCGAGATCGAACGCTGGCGCCGCGAATACAACCAACACCGCCCAAAGAAAGCAATCGGCGCAATGACGCCGGCAACGTATGCCCAGCAGTTGGCCAATAGCGAGATCATCACCCCCGGACTCTAA
- a CDS encoding flavin reductase family protein produces MSTPDDSIHFYEPTLGHGLPHDPFNAIVGPRPIGWIGSRSAEGVANLAPYSFFNAFNYVPPIVGFASIGRKDSLRNIEATGQFTWNLATRPLAEAMNASAAMVPAEVDEFDLAGLQMAPSRLIAAPRVAASPVSFECRLSQRLPLQTASGHAIETWLVLGEVVGVHLAKSALHEGIYDPAAVQTILRAGGPADYYEVQPQARFRMRRPG; encoded by the coding sequence ATGAGCACACCCGACGACAGCATCCATTTCTACGAGCCGACCCTGGGTCACGGGCTGCCGCACGATCCGTTCAATGCCATTGTCGGCCCGCGCCCGATCGGCTGGATCGGCTCGCGCAGTGCCGAGGGTGTTGCCAATCTGGCGCCGTACAGCTTTTTCAATGCCTTCAATTACGTTCCGCCGATCGTCGGCTTTGCCAGCATTGGTCGCAAGGACAGCCTGCGCAACATCGAAGCCACCGGCCAATTCACCTGGAATCTCGCTACCCGCCCGCTGGCCGAGGCGATGAATGCCAGTGCGGCGATGGTGCCGGCGGAGGTCGACGAATTCGATCTGGCCGGCCTGCAGATGGCGCCATCGCGCCTGATCGCTGCACCACGGGTCGCTGCCAGCCCGGTGAGTTTCGAGTGCCGGCTCAGCCAGCGATTGCCGCTGCAAACCGCATCCGGTCACGCCATTGAGACCTGGTTGGTACTGGGCGAAGTCGTCGGCGTGCATCTGGCCAAGTCGGCGCTGCACGAAGGCATCTACGACCCGGCCGCGGTGCAGACGATTCTGCGCGCGGGAGGGCCGGCCGATTACTACGAAGTACAGCCGCAGGCGCGTTTTCGCATGCGGCGTCCAGGGTAG
- a CDS encoding SWIM zinc finger family protein, with translation MTTVFSAARIDAALLLSLTTPSYYARGVAYAAQGRAMLDRLEPLCVEATVSGSEDYSVQLAWRDGSLHGTCDCPIGQQEEFCKHQVAVALTWARQVGGGQAPAASRRKARAPVQDPLQTVQQWLATQSPQALQTLVLELATHDRALRQRLLSQAQLSSAPAQEWRKAVSALLGRKRFMDYRDSIAYAKQLATLPALLEQARQRDPVAALDLHEYAFKRLTAIYEDCDDSGGHIGDRLQALAHTHPEFARSANVSNLAKRLFDLRMLDQWGLTPKLEVYVDLLGNAGIGALEHAALQALHDTASSRRAPNRLAADLLEETARCGGSVDTMLEWFANDCSSAWDYLEMARRCTEHGRERQAIEWLERGAKAHPTEPRILAHLAQAYSRDGFPEDALELRWKAYLLQPAESSYLALRDAALALGPWEPWRERALQALDQRGRHHFGTAHAIRINLLLAEGQDRRALDLAMDATQTLPLDSWHRLLPAAETLDPTTALHICRTLIDGHVRRTSNQGYQTAVALLPILQRLHRDQNDLAAFDVYLDRLRQGYRAKRNFIALLDEQFPANRPPSSA, from the coding sequence ATGACAACTGTTTTCTCCGCAGCGCGCATTGATGCCGCCCTTCTGCTGAGCCTCACCACACCCAGCTACTATGCGCGAGGCGTGGCCTATGCTGCGCAAGGTCGGGCGATGCTAGACAGACTGGAGCCACTGTGCGTCGAGGCCACGGTCAGCGGCAGTGAAGACTACAGCGTGCAGCTGGCATGGCGTGATGGCAGTCTGCACGGCACTTGCGATTGCCCGATCGGGCAGCAGGAAGAATTTTGCAAGCACCAGGTGGCCGTGGCGTTGACCTGGGCACGCCAGGTCGGCGGTGGCCAAGCTCCGGCCGCAAGCCGTCGCAAAGCACGCGCGCCTGTCCAAGACCCGCTCCAGACCGTACAACAGTGGTTGGCAACGCAGTCTCCACAGGCACTGCAGACGCTGGTGCTGGAACTGGCCACCCACGACCGTGCCCTACGCCAGCGGCTGCTGAGCCAAGCGCAATTGTCCAGTGCGCCAGCGCAGGAATGGCGTAAAGCGGTGTCGGCGCTGCTGGGGCGCAAGCGTTTCATGGATTATCGCGACAGCATTGCCTACGCCAAGCAACTGGCGACACTCCCCGCATTGCTCGAGCAGGCGCGGCAACGCGATCCGGTTGCAGCACTCGATCTGCACGAGTACGCATTCAAGCGCCTGACAGCGATCTATGAGGATTGCGACGATTCCGGCGGCCACATCGGCGACCGTCTGCAGGCGCTCGCTCATACCCATCCCGAATTCGCGCGCAGCGCCAACGTTTCCAATCTCGCCAAGCGCCTGTTCGACTTGCGCATGCTGGATCAGTGGGGTCTGACGCCGAAACTGGAGGTCTATGTCGACCTGCTGGGCAACGCAGGAATCGGCGCGCTGGAGCATGCCGCGCTGCAGGCGCTGCATGACACTGCGTCATCCCGTCGTGCGCCCAATCGATTGGCCGCGGACTTGCTTGAGGAAACCGCGCGCTGCGGCGGCAGCGTGGACACGATGCTGGAGTGGTTCGCCAACGACTGCAGCAGCGCCTGGGATTACCTGGAGATGGCACGCCGCTGCACCGAACATGGCCGCGAACGGCAAGCAATCGAATGGCTGGAGCGCGGCGCCAAAGCGCACCCGACAGAGCCGCGCATCCTGGCACATCTGGCCCAAGCCTACAGCCGCGATGGTTTCCCCGAGGATGCACTGGAACTGCGCTGGAAAGCCTATCTGCTGCAGCCAGCAGAATCGTCCTACCTGGCGCTGCGCGACGCCGCCCTGGCGCTCGGCCCGTGGGAGCCCTGGCGCGAGCGCGCACTGCAGGCCCTGGACCAGCGGGGGCGCCACCACTTCGGCACCGCGCACGCCATCCGCATCAACTTGCTACTGGCCGAAGGCCAGGACCGACGTGCGTTGGACCTGGCAATGGACGCTACCCAGACACTTCCGCTGGACAGCTGGCACCGCCTGCTCCCGGCCGCCGAAACGCTCGATCCGACGACCGCGCTACACATCTGCCGCACCCTGATCGATGGCCACGTCCGCCGCACCAGCAACCAGGGCTACCAGACTGCGGTGGCCCTGCTGCCAATCCTGCAGCGCCTGCATCGAGATCAAAACGATCTGGCGGCATTCGACGTCTACCTCGACCGACTACGGCAGGGCTATCGCGCCAAGCGCAACTTCATTGCCTTGCTGGACGAACAGTTTCCCGCGAACCGGCCCCCTTCCAGCGCCTGA